The sequence below is a genomic window from Paracoccus sp. MA.
ACTCGTCGTCTTGCTGAAGCAGGCGGGGGTGCAAGACTATTCGATCCATCTCGACCCCGAAACCGATGCGCTGTTCGCGGTGCTCTGGCGCCCGGACGATCACGGTATGGACGATCTGCCGGCGCATCCGGTGATGCGGCGCTGGTGGGCGCATATGGCCGACATCATGGAAACCCGTCCCGACGACGAGCCGGTGGCGGTGCCCCTGATCCCGATGTTCCACCTGCCATGACCCATATCGCCGTCATCGACATCGGCAAGACCAATGCCAAGCTGGCGCTGGTCGATGGCGGGACGCTGGCCGAGATCGCCGTCGTCACCCGCCCGAACCGTTCCTTGCCCGGCCCGCCCTGGCCTCATGTCGATCTGGATGGGCATTGGCGGTTCTTCCTGACGCATCTGGCGGCCTTCCAGGCCGAGCATGGCGTGGATGCGATCTCGATCACCACGCATGGCGCTGCGGCCGTGCTGCTGGACCGGCAGGGCCGGGTGGCGGCGCGGATGCTGGATTACGAGCATTCCGGGCCGGATGCGCTGGCGGCGCGCTATGACGCGATCCGGCCGGATTTCGCGCTGACCGGTTCGCCCCGGCTACCGCTGGGGCTGAACCTCGGCGCGCAGCTTCACTGGCTGCTGGCCGCCCATCCCGATCTTGCCGGGCGCGTCGCGCATGTCGTGACCTATCCGCAATATTGGGGCTTGCGGCTGACCGGCGAACTGGCCTCGGACATGACCTCGCTCGGTTGCCACACCGATCTCTGGGATCCGTGGCAGGGCCGTTTCTCGCCGCTGGTCGAGCGGCTGGGGCTGGCCGG
It includes:
- a CDS encoding L-rhamnose mutarotase, with the translated sequence MQKHAFRMMLKPGMAEEYRRRHDAIWPELVVLLKQAGVQDYSIHLDPETDALFAVLWRPDDHGMDDLPAHPVMRRWWAHMADIMETRPDDEPVAVPLIPMFHLP